The following nucleotide sequence is from Natronosalvus caseinilyticus.
TTCAATTCACAATAGACGAGTACGGGGGCTCTCGAGGCAATCCGTGACCTTTCTCGTCTGTTTTGATGATTGCCGACACTGGTGGCCGAGCGGATTCGATTTCGTGATTGGGACTTACAGAGTGAATCCCGGTCTCCAAGCGTCAAACGCGCATAACCGGTTCGAAATGTCCTCTATAGCCCGATTTACTCTCAAACGCTGTCTCAATCTCTTCAGTACGTTCAGTAGTTTCCAGGACCTCAAAACCGATAGCAGGAATCCGATTATGAACTTTTGAATCGTGTACTGGTCGGCCACACGTTCGACTCGAGTGGGAAAGTGAGTTCCCTACAGAGAAGGCTCTATATCGCCGAATTCAATTTCGTAGAATGGATCTGAGACGCTCTTCGTAGCGTTTCTCTTCCTAGTGACCGCTAACTCAGAAAACGCAAGACGGAAACCGATTATGACTTTTTGAGAGCGTGATTTCCCCTCTTTTTGGGCTGCTCATATTCTTTCTCTTCGTCTTGCTCACGCCTGCCACTGCTTTTTGAAGCCATCTCGAGCGATAACCACCCAACTCCAGGATCTCTTCCTAGATTCGTCCATAGGCTACCTCTGTACATCTCTTCCGGACCATTACCGTGATTATGGGATGAACAGGCGCAAAAACTTCGCCGTTCATAGTCGGTGAACAGGGCCGTCGCACGAGCATTGCCGTCGTGGGTCTCGAGTCGCTCGACGGCGCGCTCGCTCAATCGGACTGGCGAACCCGGACCGATCCATTGCTCGTGACTCCGACGACGAGGTCCGTCGCCACCCGTCGACCGGTCACCGCGTCGCCCGCGGCGTCCGAAACCACCTTCATCAGGTCCGGCGCGGTGTACTCGACCTTGACGCCCGCCTCGTCGCAGGCCGCGTACACCGCCTCGGGGACGTCGTAGAGGTCCGTTCCCGCCTCGACCTGCACGCGAACCGGGGCTCGAAGCGCCTCGGCGAACGCGATGGTCTCGCGTGCGCGCTCGAGGTTGTCGCGGGCGCTCCCCTCCACCGAGGAGACGTTGGCGCGGGAGGTCCCGAGCGCGTCGGCGATCGACGCCTGAGAGAAGCCGCGCTCGCGGAGCGCCAGCACCTGGGCCTGGCGGTGGGTGAGGACGCTCGCCTCGGGGTCGAAGCCGACCTCCTCGAGGATTTCCTCGGCGTCCTCGATCACGGTCGATACCCCCTCGACTCGACGGCGGCCGTCGCGGCCGTGATCGCGTCCATACCCGACCTAGGTGAGGGGATCCCCAAAGCGTCTCCGGTCGTTGGGCGGTCTATGAGGTCCCGTCGCCGCTCTCGTCACCTCACGTTCCACCGCCGCACTCGCAACCTTCAACCTCCGTCTCCACCACGACTCGAGGTGAGGATGAAACGCCCGCTCGGCTTCGACCCGTTCGCCACCCAGTCGCGACTCGCACACGCGTCGACCGTACTCGGCGGGATCGCGGTCTGTCTCCTCGCGTACTTCGGGGCCGTCGCCGTCGTTTACGGCGACCTCTCGGTGCTCGCGCTCGAGTCGAATATCGACCCGCAACGGGTGGGTGGCGCGGTTGCGGGCGTCGCCGTCTGGACGTACTTCTCGCTCGCGTTCGTCCGCGGCTACGGCGGGCCGGTGTTGAACGTGCTCCCGTACCCGGTCGCCATCGTCGTCCTCGCGCCGTATCCGGCGCGGTGGCTCCTGTTCGGCCCGGACGTCTCCGGCCTCCGATCGAGGTTCGTCGGTTTCTTCGTATTCGAGCCACTGATCACGACCGCGATCGCGGTTCTCCCGGGACTGGCCGCCTGCACCGTCGTCCTGACGGCCTGGGCGTCGCTGATCGGAGACGAGGCTCGGGAGCGGTGGGAACGGCGCCACCTCACGAGCGCGTTCTACGATGCGTTCGTGGACGTCGAGGAGTGAGAGGGGAGGGAGAGGACGGTTCGACTCGAGACGAGCCTCGAGGAGGAAGTACGTTCGCGCCAAAGAAGTGAAAAGTCGCAGTTCAAGGAGACGGAGAACCGCCCCGTTCGGGCTCAGGGCCGCGTCGTCGCCCACACCGCCGTCAGCGCCAGCATCGTCGCCGGCAGGAGCGGGAGGATCAACAGCGCGAACCAGTAGTCCATGTCCGGCGGCGTCAGCAGGATGAGGCCGGGAGCGACGATGAACGCGAGGACGATCATCCCGACGAGTATCCAGCCGCGACGGCCGAACTCCCGGTCGCCCGCCTCGGGGTGGATCGGTCGCTCGAGCCAGGCGTCGTCGTTCGGCTCGTCTTCGGCGTCCGCGCTCGCCTTTCGGTCGTCCGCACTACGACGACCCTCCCGGTCGAACGCGTTCGGATCGTGGACGTAGCCGCCGTCGTCGCTCGAGGTCACGTGTGAGTGTTACGAGCGCATCTGCATAGCCCTCACGGTTCTCGTTCGTACGTCAGGGCCGGTCTCCGACTTTCTCGTCCGTCCACCACGGCCCGTCTTCGACTACTCGAGTTCGCTGTCCGGGCGGACGACAACCTTCCCGAACCCCTCGCGGTCCTCGAGGAGGGCATGGGCGCGGCCGGTCTCGCTCATCGGGAGCACCTCGCGGACGGCGGGCTCGAAGGTGTCGTCCCAGACGAGTTCCATCACGTCATCGACCTGGCCGGGGGTGGCCATCGTCGAGCCCAGGATCGTGAGCTGGTTCCAGAAGATGCGGGGGATGTCGGTTTCGGGATTCGGCCCGGCGGTGCCCCCGCACGTGACGAGGCGGCCACCCTTCGCGAGGCTCCGGATGGAGTCGCGCCAGGTGCCGGCGCCGATGTAGTCGACGACGACGTCGACGCCGCGCTTGCCGGTCTCGGCGCGCACCCAGTCGGCGAAGTTCTCCTCTTCGTAGTCGACGACGTGGTCGGCGCCGTGGGCCTCGGCGTATCGCAGTTTCTCCTCGCTACTACCCGTAGCGTATACCTCCGCGCCCGCGTGGGCGGCAATCTGGAGGGCAGCGTGGCCGACGCCGCCGCTGGCGCCCAGGACGAGTACGGACTCGCCCGCCGAGAGGTCCGCGCGGTCGATCAGCATGCGCCAGGCGGTCTGGAAGACGAGGGTGGTCGACCCCGCGGTCACCCAGTCGACGCCCTCGGGAACGGGGATCAGGTTGTCCTGGGGGACGGCAGCGTACTCGGCGTGGACGCCGGGGACGTGCTCGCCGATGACGTGGTAGGAGACACAGAGCGGGTACTTCCCGCGGCGGCAGAACTCGCACTCGCCACAGGAGACGCCCGCGGAGAGGGCGACCCGGTCGCCCTCCTCGAATCGGGTGACCGCGTCGCCGGTGTCGACGACGACGCCCGCCGCGTCGCTGCCGGGGACGTGGGGCATCTCGAGGTCGAGTCCGGGAAGCCCGCGGCGGGTCCAGACGTCGAGGTGGTTGAGCGCGCCCGCCTTCACGTCGACGAGCACGTCCTCGGGGCCGACCTCGGGGTCGGGAACCCTGGCGTACTCGATCACGTCGGTGTCTCCGTGGCCGGTGAAGGTGACAGCCTGCATACCGGGCCCAACGCAGGAATCCGTGAAAAGTCGTTCGTCACCCGCCAGTGCTCGTTCTCAGTGGCTGTCGCCGGGACGGTGATTTCCCCGCTGCGAGACGAACAACGTCTCTCGAGGCAGCGACACTCGCTCGACGGGCACCAGCGGCGGGTCGCCGCCCAGCGTCGTGAACAGGAAGTCAGCGTCGACCGCGCGAGCGACCTCGAGCGCCGGCCGGTGCAGTTCCGGCGGGAGATTTAGCGCGTAGATGGCGTCGGGGTCGGCGTAGACCGCGAGGTCGGGATCGGTCACGTCGTCGATTACGAACTGCACTCCTTCGGGAGTCTCGCGCGGGTGAACGTCCGTCGCGACGACCGCACACCCGGCCTCGACGAGCGCCTCGGCGACCGCCGTGCGCCGTCCGATGCCGACCTCGAGCAGGCGCTCGTATGCCTGGAGTTCCCCCACGAGCGCGTCCCGATTCTGGGACCGGTCTTCGTCACGGTCCCGGTGAAAGCGTACCACGGCGGGACGTTTATGCTGGGGGGCGCCATAGACGTTGCCATGCTCGTCGACATCGTGCCGGTCGGGTCCGTTCCCGCGAACGTCAAGCGGGAGGCCTCCGCGGCGCTCCGGTCGGTCTACGACTGCGACGTCACGGTCAACGATGCCCAGTCGATCCCGAACGGTGCGTACGACTCCGGGCGCAACCAGTACTGCGCCGAGACGTTCATCCAGCTGGCCGAGCGCGTCGGCCGAGGCGACAAGAACATCGCCGTCACCCCCCACGACCTCTTCTACCGCCGGCGAAACTACGTCTTCGGCCTCGCGTACCTCGACGGGAGCGGCAGCGTCGTCTCGACCTATCGCCTGCAGACCTCGAGCGACGGCGGCTTCTCGAACAAGAGCGCGAGCGACATCTTCCAGGACCGTATCCGCAAGGAGATCGTCCACGAAATCGGCCACACCTACGGGCTCGAGCACTGCGACAACCAGCGCTGCGTGATGAACTTCTCGCCCACGGTCCGGGAGGTCGACATCAAGGAAGAACACCTCTGTGGGAGCTGTCAGCGGTTGATCGGTTAATCGATTGTTTGCTCAGAAGCCCGATAGCCTGGTTGCCCGATTACTTGGCCAATTCCCTCAAATACTGTTAACTTCGAATTAAACAGCCTGTTTAGGGCCTATTTGTTGTATCAAGGTTGGATACGCCTAATACGCACGTGGGGAACTAGTTATATAAATCATTCCACAGAAACAACTAGTCATGACTTTCAATTCGGTGAGCAAATTTTCCCGGACACGTACCCGCCACGCAATGTTCGGTGGCTGTTGTGTGCTCGCGTTCGTCCTCGGCATACTCGTCCAGTTCCTGTTGGTGTATCCCTTCCAGCACGGCCTCTTCCTCGGCCTCCCTGAGTGGGTACTCATGACAACCATTCCCGCATTCGTGTGTGCATCGCTGCTGGGATCGATCGCTGTCAGGTGGTTCGGCTGGCAGTCAGGGGCGCTCGTCTCGATTGTGGTATTCGTCGCATACGCACCACTGTACCGTTCGCTCGTTGCAATCTACACCATTGGATGATGTCACCATCACCCTCTCTCACCCCAGACCGAAACGTGACCGGCCTCGAGTACCTGCAGTCGGTCGCCTACGCGAACCGATATCGGCTCGTATTCGGCGTGTACTGTCTACTCGGCCTCGTTGGCGGGGTCTTCTTGCAGGCGTTTGCGGCAGAAGCGCTCGTCGAACTCAGCTGGAACGTGGAGCTCTCGAGTCGGTGGCATCTGCTGTGGCCGGTCTCGCTAACGATTCTGCCAGCACTGATCGTGACGATCGTACTCCGGCACGTCGCAACACGCTGGTTCACCCGGCATACTGTTCGCCTCGTGACAGCGATGTTGCTCCTCGGGTTCCTCGCGCTGTTCTGGCTCAACTCGAACCATCTGTATCCCTCGCAGTTCGTCCCGCTCTGAGTATCGAACTGTCGTGTCTTCCATCGCGTTTCCGCTTTTCGGGTCACCAGCGTCAGATGATGGCTATCGAATGCGAGCGACGACCGACGTCTTCCAGAGTCGCGTCCACGAGGATGGGCACGCTGACGAACTCGAGCAAGGTGACAACTATGGGTGCTGTCAGTGACCGATCGGCTAATTCCGTTTCGCTCGCGAGTGTGCCCTCAACGTAACCGGCAAATCCTCGGTACAACCAGTGACTCAGCACACCCACAGAGCAACAGCCGGGAACAGGCTTATCTTCCTCTCGACCGTACACTCACGCATGGTGAAAGATAGACTCGTCCGTGCCATGAGCCGCGCACGTTACGCCGCGATGGGTGCCGCCGTCGGCGCCTTCCTGGGTGGACTACTGGGCAAACAGACCGCGAGCACCGGGGCCGCCCTCGGCGCGCTGGTCGGGGCGACCATCGGCGAACACCGCCCGACCGTCCAGTCGCGCTTCGACGACCTGAAACCCGGCAGTGGGCCCACCGCTGGCGGACTGCGGTCTCGAGGCAACGACGTCGAGGAGTAACGAATCGGACGGAAGAGAGACGGACGCACGGCCGAACACGAGAATACGACGTTTTTTTGGACAGCCTCGCTCTCCAGTCGTTCATCCTCGAACCAGCGTGATCACGACTGCTGAGAGTCTCGATCTCGAGCGCGAAATTCGAATCGCGAAGAAATCGAACGGCGCCGATCAGGGCGCGTAGTAGTACTCGCCCTCGCGCTTCTGTTGCCGGTCGAGCTGGGAGTCCGGCTTGTTGATCCGCGGGCGCGAGGTCCGCTCGTCCCGGCGGAACGTCACCTCGAGGTTCGCCAGGAACTCGTTCATGCCGCCGCGCATCGACTGGGGCGTCCCCGCGCGGCCGTGGACGGCCGGTTCGCCGTCGAAGACCATCAGGCGGTCGGCCAGCAGGTCGATCATGTAGATGTCGTGGTCGATGACCAGGACGGTGGCGTCCTGCTGTTCGGCGTAGCGCCGGATCGCCCGCGTGGCCTGAACTCGCTGTTCGACGTCGAGGTGGGCCGAGGGCTCGTCGAGCAGGTACAGATCCGCGGTATCGGAGAGGCAGGCCGCGATGGCAACTCGCTGGCGCTCCCCGCCCGAGAGGTCCGAGAGGCTCTGCTCCATGATCCGCTCGAGCTGGAGCGGACCCGCGATTTCGGTGTTCCAGTACGAGGAGCCGAACTGGTCGGTGATCGAAGCGAGGAACGCGTCGACGCGCATCGGCTGGTCGATGGTGACGTACTGTGGTTTGTACGAGATGTCGAGATCTAACTCGGCTTCACCTTCGTCGGGCTCGAGCGCACCGGTCAACAGCTTCGCGAAGGTCGACTTCCCGATGCCGTTCGGGCCGACGACGCCGAGGACCTCGTTCTTCCGAATTTCGCCGCCCTCGACCTCGAGGGAGAACTCGCCGTCGCCGTAGGACTTGACGAGGTCGGGGTACTCGACGAGGGTGTCCCCGCGGGTGGCGCTTCGGGGGGCATGTTCCTCGAACTCGATCGGGTTCGGGCGAATCCGCATGTTCTCGTTCTCGAGGTAGCCCGCGAGGTACTCGTTGATGCCGTTGCGGACCGACTTGGGCGTCGTGATGACACCGTAGGCGCCGGGCTCACCGTAGGCGACGTGGAGGGTGTCGGCGAGCAAGTCGAGGACGGCGAGGTCGTGTTCGACCACGAGCATCGACTTCCCTTCCTCCTCCGCGAGTTCGCGGATCAGACGGGCCGCGGTGACCCGCTGGCCGATGTCGAGGTAGGGCGTGATCTCGTCGAGGAAATAGAAGTCGGTGTCGCGAGCGAGCGTCGCCGCGAGCGCCACGCGCTGGAGTTCGCCACCCGACAGATCGTCGATCGACTGGTCCATCACTGGACCGATCGATAGCCGTTCGACCAGCGAGTCGAGGGCGTCGCGCTCGTTCGTCCGCTCGAGCAGTTCGCGAGTGTTTCCGTCGAACTGGTTCGGAATCTGGTCGACGTACTGGGGTTTTCGCGCCACCGAGAGGTCGCCGTCGCGGACGGCCTCGAGGTAGTCCTGGATCTCGGTGCCGCGGTAGGCCTCGAGCACGTCGTCCCAGCCCGGTGGCTCGTCGAAGCGCCCGAGATTTGGCTCGAGTTCGCCGGCCAGGATGCGAACGGCGGTGGTCTTCCCGATGCCGTTTGGTCCGAGGATGCCGGTTACCCTCCCCTCCTGTGGCGCCGGGAGGCCGTACAGCGAGAAGGCGTTCTCGCCGTAGCGGTGGGCAGGGTCGTCCTGGAGTTCCTGTGGCAGGTTGATGATCTCGATGGCGTCGAAGGGGCACTTCTCGACGCAGATGCCGCAGGTTTCGCCCAGACAGATCTCCTCGGAGATGCGAATCTGTTCGGGTTGGCCCTCGTCGGCCTCTTCGCCACGGAGCGTGATGCACTCCTTGCCGGTGCGGTTGGGCGGGCAGTAGTTCTTGCACTCGTAGTTACACCGGTCGGGCTGGCACCGATCGAGGTCGACGACGGCGATGCTGTCTTTGGCCATGTTAGAAGCTCGCGCCGGTGCTCAGCATGATTCCCCAGGTGATGAACCAGAACGAGAAGGTCATCAACCCGATGAACAGCACGTGTTTGGGTCCGAACTCCTCGCTATCGTAGAGGCCGGTCGCGGGCAGGGCGATGACCTGCAGGGCGATCAGCCCGAAGACGAGGAGGTAGGTGAGCGGTTCGGTCGCCGCGGCGTCGACGGCTTCCCCGGCGGTGAGGATCGAGGAGCCGATGGCGGCGCCAACCCCGGCGAGACAGGCGAACGCTGTCACGCCGATCGAGCGAATGTGCTCGCGTCGATCGCTCATCGTTGCGGTTGACATACTACTGAGTCTGTGTCGGGCGTTCAAAAGCCGTTCGCATTGTCCGGGCGCTGTACCACGTGTAAGCGTTGAATCTCGGATAGCAATTTGCCACTCGAGATTTGTTGGCCTCGAGGATGAGTGCCCGCGTCGATTATGGCCCACAGGCCGTCGAATCGTCGTCACAGGAGATTGTGACAGTTATGCTGTCGGATCCGCCTTTCTTGTCATGGAATGTCATCTCTATCTCCGCATTGTCCATCGAGACCTCCTCGCCGTTCTCGTCAACGAACGCGTCGATCGTCACGGTGGCGAGATCACCCGTTCCGAGGTCCACTCGCTTCCCCTTTCCGTTCCCGAACTCGACGTTCTGATCTCCGATCTCCCAGGGGCTGGCGGATGCCGTTTCTGTATTATCGGCCCCGCCATCGACAATCACCTCTCCAGCTTGATTCCCTTGCGAAATCTCGGTCGCCGACGTCGATGCCCTCGTAACCGAGACTTCCGTAATCTCGATTTTACCACCAGTATTATTGAGCGTAAACTCGACGACGCCTCCCTGCACGGAATCGACGCTGGTGACCTCAAGCCCCGGCGGATCAGTGTTCCCGCCGCCGCGACAGTTCACGTCGATTTCCGCGCCTGTGGTTCGCTCCAAGTCGACAGTCACGCTGCTCGAGGCCGTCAGTTGCACGGTGAGCGTTCCCGGATCCTTGAGATTTGACGTTCCGCACGTTACGACGACGGCGTAGTCACCGTTGGTGCCGTCGGTTTGGACATTCGCCTCGAGGCCCGTCTCTTGGCCGTTGAACTTGATGTCGTTGACAGTCACATCGTTAACGTCGAACAGTCCAGCGTTATCGTCGATGTAGAAGACTTCGCCCCGCTGATTATTCGATGGGACAACGTCTGCGCTCCCCGCAGCCGAGTTATCGATGACACCAAGTAACCCGTTCGGGTCTGTAGCTGTGCTCACGGAGACGCCGCGATCTGCGCTGATCGTCGTGAATCCGAAGACCGGTCCAGCCAGTAATACCGTGCCGACGACCACGAGAACGACCGCGAGTTTTCCGATCCCGTTCATGGCTATTGCGGGCGTTCCCCTTCACCCAGGCGGTTTTGTCGATTCTCCAGGACGTGCACCACCGCCGACACGGCGAACAGCCCCACGACGGCCGTGGCCCATCCCAGTGTCGACACTGTCTCGACGGGAACGACCTCGAGCCAGAGCCCGACCATCACCGCGGCGGCGACCGCCGAGAGGCCGAGGTAGTAGACGCCCCAGGGGATCGAATCGCCGGGAACGATGTCCAGGTAGACCTCGAGTTGCTCGGCTTCCTCGGTAAGTTCGATCGCTCGAGCGTCGAACTCGACCATTCCCGCGCGCTCGAGCGCCAGAAGGTGCGTCTGCTGGAGCGACGTGTACACACGCTTGCGCTCAGTGGATGTGAGTCCTTGCACCTCCTTCTCGAGTTCCCAGGCGGCAACCTGTTCGGCCAGGGCTCCGAGTTCGACGGGTTCGTCGGTCTGCTTGAGGTGGTGGATGGCGTACCGTCGACGGTGATTGCTCAGGAGGTCGAAAATTTCGCCTCGAGTGGGGCCGGCGGCATTCCTGTCGCTCTCGGCCGTCCCAGCGTCGTTCTCGCCTACCTGCTCGGTAATCGTCGCCATTGGTCCCCCCGAAATCTATCTAGGATTACTGAACTATGCCTACATAACGTTTGTTGCCGTCGCGTGTAGATCTAACACGAGTGTGTTTTTAACTCACACACTTTCCCTCAGACGGCTGATTTCGGCCGATCAAGCCCGTCTTGAAGCCCCGATTGGTGGGCCAGAACTGCTTCTGGAGACCTAATACAAAGGGGGTAGCCTCGAGTGAAGGAGGTGATGATCACGTCGGTATCCGGTGCCTACGGTGCCGGCGCGGATCGAACGGAGACCATACAATGAGACTCAACAGACGCAACGTGCTTGTCGGACTGGGAACGATCGTAGCTGGCGGCGGCGGCGCACTCGCGACGGGTGCGTTTAGTACCGTTGAAGCGAGTCGTACTGTTAATGTCAGCACTGCTGACGACGAGAATGCACTCCTTCGATTTAAAGTAGATGAATCATATGGAGGAATTATTGATAACGGGGGTAACGTAATGCAAATTGATCTTCAGGACCTGAATGAAAACGCTGTCACGTCATTTGATGACGTATTAACTATTGGGAACGCAGGGAGCAACGATGTAGAGATAACTATCAATAATCATGGTACTGCCGAAGGCGTCGTTTTTTACACAGGTTCGTGGAACGGCTCGGATTCAATTTCGGCTTATGGTGATGATCATACAATAATCGCCGGAGATACAGATCTTGCTGGTGCAACTAATTCGGAACTTCAGTTAGGGATCGCTATCAATACAAATAGCGACAACCCCGGCGATTGGGGCGGGGCCGTTTCCAATTTAGCCAGTGTAGATATCACGATTAAGGCAAATTCCGTGTCTGCTTAGATCCAGTCTCATTCAAAGGATATGTTTTCAGATTACGCCCGGTAGAAACCGGGAATTAGTGTGTGGCCGAATTCAGTGTTCAACCATCTCAAACACATCTGAAGATCTATTGTAATTATAATGAAATATGCCTTCGTGATGGTTACGGCGCTCGCCCTCACCTTAGCCGTGCCGACAGCTGCAGTCACTCTCGAGGACGACACCTCCAACACAATTGTTCTCGAGGCCTCGAGTCCCTACGCCACCACCGAAAACGGCCAGCTCGAACTCGACTTCGAGCGACTCAATGCGGACGCGGTAACGACGGTCGACGAGGCCTTCACCGTACGCGCCATCGACGAGGACGTCGATCACATCTGGCTCTCGGGCACCGACGGCGTCACCTTCTACCGAAACGGCGACCCTGGAGACGAGATAACCGCGAAATCGCCGCTCGAACCAGCCACCGGCCAGTCGATTGCCGTCGGCGTCTCTATCGACACTCACCAGGCGGGGGAGGGAACGGAGTCGTTCACGATCCACGTGCGGTACGACGATGACGAGGACGACGAAACCGACCCCGACCCGCCGACGCTCGAGCGTGTCATCGTCTCGGACACCGAGGTAACCGTCGGCGAGACGATCACGGTCACGGGTATCTACCGGGGCGGATCGCAGTCGATGGCGACGATGGTCGGGTTGACCGTCGATGACATCGTCGTCAGCCAGAAACGGGTGTTCGTCTTCGGCGGCGAGAACCGGTCCGTCTCCTTCGAGCGGACGATGGACGCCCCCGGCACGTACGAGGTCGGCATCGACGGCCGGACGCACACGGTGACGGTCACCAATCCCGAACCCGAACCGGGCGAATCGGTGCCGAATATGACGGTGACGGGGATCGACCTCGACCGGACCGAGGTCGCAATCGGGGAGTCAGTGTCGGTCACGGCGACCGTCGAGAACACGGGCAACGCGACGGGGGTACGAACCCTCGAGTTCGCCGTCGGCGGCTTCGTCGTCGAGACGGAGCGGGTCGAACTCGCACCCGGCGAGACGCGACAGGTCGAGTTCGAGCGATCGTTCGCCGACCCCGGCCGCTACGCGCTGGCGCTCGAGGGCGAGGCGGTGGGTACCGTCACGGTCATCGGACTGCCGGCGATTGCGGCGGTCACGGCCGCGCTTCCCTCACGGTCGACGGCGGCGCTCGCGCTCCCGATTGCCCTGGGCGTCGGGTTCGTCGTCCGGCGGCGGCGAACGTGAGATGAGTACCGACCGGAGACGAGCAGTTAAGACGATTCGAATGCGAGACAGGGAAAACACGACCGTGCCAGGAGCGAACTCGAGGGAGCGACGACGATGAACGGGGCGTCGATAGCGAAGCAGGTCGCGATGGGGCTGGTGGGCCTCGTCGTGGTACTGCTGGTTCTCGGCCAGGTGCTGGGCCAGCCGATCCTGCTCGGCTACGTCGCGACGGGGAGCATGGGGCCGACGCTTGCCGCCGGGGATGGGTTCGTCGCGGTCCCCAGCGCGGTGACCGACGCGCCCGAACCCGGCGACGTCGTCGTCTTCGAGGCCGAGACGTTACACGGGGGCGGGCTCACCACCCATCGAATCGTCGCCGAGACCGACGAGGGGTACGTGACGCGGGGCGACGCCAACCCGTTCACCGACCAGGATGGGGGCGAGCCGCCGGTCACCGAGGGGAAGATCGTCGCCGAGGCCTGGCAGATCGGGGGGTCGGTCGTCCGGGTCCCGCACCTGGGAACCGTCATCATGAGCGTCCAGGGACTCGTCGGGGCCGTCTTCGGTCTCCTGGCGGCGCCGCTCGGAATCACGGCAGCTTTCGACGCCGAGGGGACCGGCGCCCTGCTGGTAGCCCTCGGGGTCGGCCTGCTTGGGGTCGGCTTGCTGCTCGAGCGCGTCGGCGTCGCCGAGCGGCGGACGGCGCGACGAACCAGCCGCGAGAACGTGATCGGGCTCTGGTCGGCGCTGTCGGCCGTCGTCGTCGTGCTCGCCCTCTTCGCGACGGCGGCGATGGTGATCCCGGCCGGTGGAACCGCCTACGAACTCGTGAGCACCGACTCGCCGACCGACGACCCACAGATCGTCGCTCCCGGAGAGACGACGACGCTCACGCGAACGATCGACAACAGTGGCTACGTCCCGGTCGTCGTCGTGCTCGACGCGCCACACCCCGCCGTCGACGCCGAGCCGCGGGCGACGACGGTCGGTAGTCGCGACACGGCCGAGGTCGCGCTCTCGATGACGGCGCCGGAGACGACGGGGAGTTACACCCGCGACGTC
It contains:
- a CDS encoding S26 family signal peptidase; translation: MNGASIAKQVAMGLVGLVVVLLVLGQVLGQPILLGYVATGSMGPTLAAGDGFVAVPSAVTDAPEPGDVVVFEAETLHGGGLTTHRIVAETDEGYVTRGDANPFTDQDGGEPPVTEGKIVAEAWQIGGSVVRVPHLGTVIMSVQGLVGAVFGLLAAPLGITAAFDAEGTGALLVALGVGLLGVGLLLERVGVAERRTARRTSRENVIGLWSALSAVVVVLALFATAAMVIPAGGTAYELVSTDSPTDDPQIVAPGETTTLTRTIDNSGYVPVVVVLDAPHPAVDAEPRATTVGSRDTAEVALSMTAPETTGSYTRDVVESRYLLVLPPTLLVWLHDLHPFVAIGAVNVVIVAVAVGLVFALFGTGDLRIRTPGSHLPLSTRLERLLEKWL